The following proteins come from a genomic window of Eleginops maclovinus isolate JMC-PN-2008 ecotype Puerto Natales chromosome 8, JC_Emac_rtc_rv5, whole genome shotgun sequence:
- the bnip3lb gene encoding BCL2 interacting protein 3 like b, whose translation MSDAANATSTDNNGDSGLNGSWVELEMNRGSAGATQPSSPGATTPSLLPLPEVEEEEAMVGGLEHVPSSSSIHNGDMEKILLDAQHESSRSNSSCDSPPRPPSPQDDGQIIFDVDVSGRRDSLSEEDTLEKERDMDILMKDADWVADWSSRPENIPPKEFHFRHPRRSVTLSMRKTGAMKKGGIFSADFLKVFIPSLLLSHILALGLGVYIGKRLITPPASSF comes from the exons GGTCCTGGGTGGAGTTGGAGATGAACAGAGGCTCGGCAGGGGCCACCCAGCCGTCGTCCCCAGGCGCCACGACTCCCAGCCTGCTGCCACTCCccgaggtggaggaagaggaggccatGGTGGGTGGGCTGGAGCACGTCCCATCCTCGTCCTCCATCCACAACGGAGACATGGAGAAGATCCTGCTGGACGCCCAGCACGAGTCCAGCCGCAGCAACTCCTCCTGCGACAG cccCCCGCGGCCCCCCAGTCCCCAGGATGACGGACAGATCATCTTTGACGTCGACGTGAGCGGCAGAAGAGACAGCCTA tcAGAAGAGGACACCCTGGAAAAGGAGAGGGACATGGACATCCTGATGAAGGACGCAGACTGGGTCGCTGATTGGTCCAGTCGACCAGAAAACATTCCCCCCAA GGAGTTTCATTTCCGTCACCCCCGGCGCTCCGTAACACTCAGCATGAGGAAGACCGGCGCCATGAAGAAAGGAGGAATCTTTTCCGCAGACTTCCTGAAAGTCTTCATCCCCTCGCTGCTACTATCACACATCCTCGCTCTGGGGCTGGG GGTCTACATCGGGAAGAGGCTGATCACGCCCCCCGCCAGCTCCTTCTGA